From a region of the Oryzias melastigma strain HK-1 unplaced genomic scaffold, ASM292280v2 sc00236, whole genome shotgun sequence genome:
- the samd4a gene encoding protein Smaug homolog 1 gives MMFRDQVGVLASWFKGWNECEQTVALLSLLKRVSRTQARFLQLCLEHSLAECTELQVLEREANDPATISQWQGEPKERVISLVLAHLPLLKPGNTEAKGEYMRLLPRILAHTIEHGHHLEESRQLLSYALIHPATSLEDRAALALWLNHLEERAAARGDSLERPPPAGPHHHHHHHHHQSTPPSTLPSSGSSSSTNNSSSGHPFCSHHHQRYGSDDRLNGWQSSRESGVVGGWQQQGCENGHLLLYPSSSVPATINTVGTGGGSGTVSSSGGGSQQHTPLKRSVSLTPPMSGPNNQPLGHVWLSQEDLRTARGPAPDHAPLSPQSSIASSGSGGSEHLEDAGLGGGSALHRNSFHEEGSGMRDVPAWLKSLRLHKYAALFSTMTYDEMMSLTEDQLEAQKVTKGARHKIVISIQKLRDRQNFLRSLEKDVLEGSSLRAPLQELHQMIMTPIKAFSGGEESSLQRPLLSSESKSAAPGSHLSGGGGGEAESGTSVIAKGDLPGQFTRVMGKVCTQLLVSHSDEENISSYLQLIDKCLIHESFTETQKKRLLSWKQQVQRLFRSIPRKALLDMAGYRAQRSRFGQSNSLPTTGCVVSSVSARRSLHQFQMPSRSLPGARLGLLGSGGLLGSTPRSSSSTPTGLKQGRHGPWFANPGGSNSMPSRTHSSVQRTRSLPVHTTPQTVVMFQQSDLQFPTTEPDINNRLESLCLSMTEHALGDGADRTSTI, from the exons CTACCATCAGTCAGTGGCAGGGAGAGCCAAAGGAGCGCGTCATCTCTCTGGTTCTGGCACATCTTCCTCTCCTGAAACCCGGAAACACCGAAGCCAAAGGAGAATACATGCGTCTCCTGCCGCGCATCTTGGCTCACACCATCGAGCACGGCCATCACCTGGAGGAGTCCCGTCAGCTCCTGTCCTACGCCCTCATCCACCCCGCTACCTCCCTAGAAGACCGCGCTGCTCTGGCATTGTGGCTCAACCATCTGGAGGAGAGGGCTGCTGCCCGAGGAGACTCGCTGGAACGACCCCCTCCTGCTGGaccacaccaccaccaccaccaccaccaccaccagtctACACCTCCATCCACGCTCCCCTCCTCAggatcctcctcctccactaACAACTCCTCCTCGGGCCATCCCTTCTGCTCACATCACCACCAGCGTTACGGCTCAGATGACCGCCTCAACGGGTGGCAGAGCTCCCGGGAGTCAGGCGTGGTTGGAGGGTGGCAGCAGCAGGGCTGTGAAAACGGGCACCTCCTTCTCTACCCATCATCCTCTGTGCCAGCAACCATTAACACAGTCGGAACCGGCGGAGGAAGCGGCACTG TGTCCAGCAGTGGTGGTGGCAGTCAGCAGCACACTCCTCTGAAGCGCTCCGTATCCCTAACGCCTCCCATGAGTGGCCCCAACAACCAGCCGCTGGGCCACGTCTGGTTGTCCCAGGAAGACCTACGCACCGCCAGAGGGCCAGCTCCAGACCACGCCCCGCTCTCCCCGCAGAGCAGCATCGCCTCCTCCGGCAGTGGAGGCAGCGAACACCTGGAAGATGCTGGTTTAGGAGGTGGTTCGGCCCTACATCGTAACTCCTTTCATGAGGAGGGCAGTGGCATGAGGG ATGTTCCTGCGTGGCTGAAGAGCCTTCGTCTTCATAAGTATGCTGCTCTCTTCTCCACGATGACCTACGACGAGATGATGTCTTTGACAGAAGATCAGCTGGAGGCACAG AAAGTTACCAAAGGAGCACGACACAAGATTGTCATCAGCATTCAGAAACTTCGGGACAGGCAGAACTTCCTGCGCAGTCTGGAAAAG GATGTCTTGGAGGGCAGCAGCCTGCGGGCCCccctgcaggagctgcaccAGATGATCATGACACCTATTAAAGCTTTCAGTGGGGGGGAGGAATCCTCCctgcagcgccctctgctgaGCTCCGAGAGCAAGAGCGCTGCCCCCGGCTCTCACCTCAGCGGGGGAGGCGGAGGGGAGGCGGAGTCTGGGACCAGCGTCATTGCTAAGGGAGATCTTCCTGGACAGTTCACTCGGGTCATGGGCAAAG TCTGCACCCAACTGCTGGTGTCACACTCAGACGAGGAGAACATCAGCTCCTACCTGCAGCTCATCGACAAGTGCCTCATCCACGAG TCCTTCACTGAGACGCAGAAGAAAAggctgttgtcatggaaacaacAGGTCCAGAGGCTGTTCCGGTCCATTCCAAGGAAGGCCCTCCTTGACATGGCGGGGTATCGAGCGCAGAGGAG CCGTTTCGGGCAGTCCAACTCTCTCCCCACCACCGGCTGTGTGGTGAGCAGCGTCTCTGCCAGAAGGAGCCTCCACCAGTTCCAGATGCCCTCCAGGAGCTTGCCAGGAGCCCGGCTGGGTCTGCTAGGAAGTGGGGGTCTGCTGGGATCTACGCCGCGCAGCTCCAGCAGCACGCCCACCGGTCTGAAGCAGGGCAGACAC GGACCATGGTTTGCCAACCCAGGAGGAAGCAACAGCATGCCCAGCAGGACCCACAGCTCAGTGCAGAGGACCCGCTCGCTGCCGGTGCACACCACGCCGCAGACCGTGGTCATGTTCCAGCAGAGCG ATCTCCAGTTCCCGACGACGGAGCCGGACATCAACAATCGTCTGGAGTCTCTGTGTTTGAGCATGACGGAGCACGCTTTGGGAG ACGGCGCCGACCGCACATCAACCATATGA